In Bradyrhizobium lablabi, one DNA window encodes the following:
- the queG gene encoding tRNA epoxyqueuosine(34) reductase QueG: MAGGRAGVAHLRGSRLLNANDRADLKAALAREARALGFDCTGVTASDAIANAAKHFRDFLDAGAHADMDWLAAHPERRADPRVLWPDVRSVIMLGVNYGPDENPLAILAQRTRGAISVYAQGDDYHDLIKKRLKALARWLVATAGGEVKVFVDTAAVMEKPLAQAAGLGWQGKHTNLVSREFGSWLFLGAIFTTLDLPRDQADSDHCGSCRACLDVCPTAAFPAPYRLDARRCISYLTIENKGPIPHEFRKAIGNRIYGCDDCLAVCPWNKFAQAGRETKLAARDELRGPGLADLAALDDAAFRARFTKSPVKRIGRDRFVRNVLIAIGNSNDGALAAVAERLLDDESPLVRGAAVWALSQLMGREAFCELAAKAVVTEVNGGVIEEWRLASTAACPSS, translated from the coding sequence ATGGCTGGCGGGCGTGCCGGCGTCGCGCACTTACGTGGATCTCGACTTCTGAACGCAAATGACCGCGCCGACCTGAAAGCCGCGCTCGCACGCGAAGCGCGCGCGCTGGGATTCGATTGCACAGGCGTCACCGCTTCCGACGCGATTGCCAATGCCGCAAAACATTTCCGCGACTTTCTTGACGCCGGCGCGCATGCCGACATGGACTGGCTCGCCGCGCATCCGGAGCGCCGCGCCGATCCGCGCGTGCTGTGGCCTGATGTACGCTCGGTGATCATGCTCGGCGTCAATTACGGGCCCGACGAAAATCCGCTGGCGATCCTCGCGCAGCGCACGCGCGGCGCGATCTCGGTCTATGCGCAAGGCGACGATTATCACGATCTGATCAAGAAGCGCCTGAAAGCGCTGGCGCGGTGGCTGGTCGCGACCGCAGGCGGCGAGGTCAAGGTGTTCGTCGATACCGCTGCGGTGATGGAAAAGCCGTTGGCGCAGGCGGCAGGATTGGGCTGGCAGGGCAAGCACACTAATCTTGTTTCGCGCGAATTCGGCTCCTGGCTGTTTCTGGGAGCGATTTTCACCACACTCGACCTGCCGCGCGACCAGGCCGACAGCGACCATTGCGGCTCATGCCGGGCCTGCCTCGATGTCTGCCCGACGGCGGCGTTTCCCGCGCCCTACAGGCTCGATGCCCGGCGCTGCATCTCCTATCTCACCATCGAGAACAAGGGCCCGATCCCGCACGAATTTCGCAAAGCAATCGGCAACCGCATCTATGGCTGCGACGATTGTCTCGCGGTGTGTCCATGGAATAAATTCGCGCAGGCCGGCCGCGAGACAAAACTCGCCGCACGCGACGAATTGCGCGGGCCTGGACTAGCCGACCTCGCCGCGCTCGACGACGCGGCATTTCGCGCGCGATTCACGAAATCGCCGGTCAAACGCATCGGCCGCGACCGCTTCGTGCGCAACGTGCTGATCGCGATTGGCAATTCGAACGATGGCGCGTTGGCCGCCGTAGCCGAGAGGTTGCTGGATGACGAGAGCCCGCTGGTGCGGGGCGCTGCGGTGTGGGCGCTGTCGCAATTGATGGGGCGAGAAGCGTTTTGCGAACTCGCGGCGAAGGCGGTGGTCACGGAAGTTAATGGCGGCGTGATTGAAGAGTGGCGGCTGGCAAGCACCGCCGCCTGCCCCTCATCCTGA
- a CDS encoding acyl-CoA thioesterase domain-containing protein has protein sequence MTNLPFFTTDGDAFIPTKVANGPWDPNSLHGRVIIGLLAFVIEQRHGGDDFVPARLTVDMFRLPNLSPVEVKTKLVRDGLRLKLVEADFLSGGVAMARASCQLLRKAENAPGRIWSLPNWAVPAPADIAVPDNPRLDMHGKWTTRPIVGAMGTLGPRQLWMSEVRDLVEGAPLTPFVRAALAADFASPFANAGDQGLGYINSDVTLYLHRLPVKEWIGFEVVNHQSADGVAIGECFLYDQQGPIGSATVAALAQRKPMTSVAPRP, from the coding sequence ATGACAAACCTGCCTTTCTTCACAACAGACGGCGACGCCTTCATTCCGACCAAGGTCGCGAACGGACCGTGGGACCCGAATTCGCTGCATGGCCGGGTCATCATCGGGCTATTGGCTTTCGTGATCGAACAGCGTCACGGCGGCGACGATTTCGTGCCGGCACGCCTCACGGTGGACATGTTCCGGCTGCCTAATTTGTCGCCGGTCGAGGTCAAGACAAAACTCGTCCGCGACGGCCTGCGGCTCAAATTGGTCGAAGCCGATTTCCTCAGCGGCGGCGTCGCCATGGCGCGCGCCTCCTGCCAACTGCTGCGGAAAGCCGAGAACGCGCCGGGCCGGATCTGGTCGCTGCCGAACTGGGCGGTGCCTGCGCCGGCCGACATCGCGGTGCCGGACAATCCGCGGCTCGACATGCACGGCAAATGGACCACCCGGCCGATCGTGGGCGCGATGGGCACGCTCGGCCCGCGGCAACTGTGGATGAGCGAAGTCCGCGACCTGGTCGAGGGCGCGCCGCTGACGCCGTTCGTGCGGGCCGCGTTGGCGGCGGATTTCGCGAGCCCCTTTGCCAACGCCGGCGATCAGGGCCTCGGCTATATCAATAGCGACGTCACGCTCTATCTGCATCGCCTGCCGGTAAAGGAATGGATCGGATTCGAAGTGGTGAACCACCAGTCCGCCGACGGCGTCGCGATCGGCGAGTGCTTTCTGTACGACCAGCAGGGCCCGATCGGGTCGGCCACGGTCGCAGCCCTGGCGCAGCGCAAGCCGATGACATCGGTGGCGCCGCGTCCGTAG
- a CDS encoding alpha/beta hydrolase: MTETATPSQPPAFIEVGKDAAARRIAVRAREGATPGLFWLSGFNSDMQGTKALALDAWAAEQGRACVRFDYSGHGESGGAFVDGTIGRWLEESIAVFDQFCAGPQVVIGSSMGGWMALLLAREMAKRAASRTTVAGLVLIAPAPDFTEVLMWNGFSPEVKNEIETEGVWLRPSQYGEPYPITRALIEEGRNHLLLGSAIDVGCPVRILQGAQDPDVPWQHAFALAHRLPKDDVVLTMIQDGDHRLSRPQDIARMLAAVKEIG, from the coding sequence ATGACCGAAACCGCCACCCCCTCGCAGCCGCCGGCCTTCATCGAGGTCGGCAAGGATGCCGCGGCACGCCGCATTGCCGTGCGCGCCCGCGAAGGCGCCACGCCCGGGCTGTTCTGGTTGAGCGGATTCAATTCGGACATGCAGGGCACCAAGGCCCTGGCGCTGGACGCCTGGGCTGCCGAGCAGGGCCGCGCCTGCGTGCGGTTCGATTATTCCGGCCATGGCGAATCCGGCGGCGCCTTCGTCGACGGCACTATCGGGCGCTGGCTGGAAGAGAGTATCGCTGTATTCGATCAGTTTTGCGCCGGCCCGCAGGTGGTGATCGGCTCGTCGATGGGCGGCTGGATGGCGCTATTGCTCGCGCGCGAGATGGCAAAACGCGCGGCGAGCCGTACGACGGTAGCCGGCCTGGTGCTGATCGCGCCGGCGCCGGATTTCACCGAAGTGCTGATGTGGAACGGCTTTTCACCCGAAGTCAAAAACGAGATCGAGACCGAGGGTGTGTGGCTGCGGCCCTCGCAATATGGCGAGCCCTATCCGATCACGCGCGCGCTGATCGAAGAGGGCCGCAATCATCTGTTGCTCGGCAGCGCCATCGACGTCGGTTGCCCGGTTCGCATCCTCCAGGGCGCGCAGGATCCGGACGTGCCCTGGCAACATGCGTTTGCGCTGGCGCATCGGCTGCCCAAGGACGACGTCGTGCTGACCATGATCCAGGACGGCGATCACCGGCTGTCGCGGCCGCAGGACATCGCGCGAATGTTGGCGGCGGTTAAGGAGATCGGGTGA
- the infC gene encoding translation initiation factor IF-3 codes for MRRPNRAPPAATKDGPRTNDEIRNAQVQLIDQNGTNHGTVETVAAVKMALEAGMDLVEISPNTNPPVCKIMDYGKFKYSAQKKAAEARKKQKVVEIKEIKLRPMIDDHDYDVKMRAMQRFFEEGDKVKVTLRYRGREMAHQEIGTKLLDKVKSDVAEIAKVEQDARFEGRQVVMVLAPR; via the coding sequence ATTCGCCGTCCCAACAGAGCCCCGCCCGCTGCCACCAAAGACGGGCCGCGCACCAATGATGAAATCCGCAACGCACAGGTCCAGCTGATCGATCAGAACGGCACCAACCACGGCACCGTGGAGACGGTGGCTGCCGTAAAGATGGCGCTCGAAGCCGGGATGGACCTTGTCGAGATTTCGCCGAATACCAATCCTCCCGTCTGCAAGATCATGGACTACGGGAAGTTCAAATATTCGGCCCAGAAGAAGGCCGCCGAGGCCCGCAAGAAGCAGAAGGTCGTCGAGATCAAGGAAATCAAGCTGCGGCCGATGATCGACGACCACGATTACGACGTGAAAATGAGAGCGATGCAGCGGTTTTTCGAGGAAGGCGACAAGGTCAAGGTCACCTTGCGCTATCGCGGCCGCGAAATGGCGCATCAGGAAATCGGCACCAAGCTCCTAGACAAGGTCAAGAGCGACGTCGCCGAGATCGCCAAGGTCGAGCAGGACGCGCGTTTCGAGGGTCGTCAAGTCGTGATGGTTCTGGCGCCACGCTGA
- the rpmI gene encoding 50S ribosomal protein L35: MPKLKTKSGAKKRFKVTATGKVMAAHAGKRHGMIKRTKKQIRQLRGTRVLFKTDGDNIKKYFLPNA, encoded by the coding sequence ATGCCCAAGCTGAAGACCAAGTCAGGCGCTAAAAAGCGCTTCAAGGTGACTGCCACCGGCAAAGTGATGGCCGCGCATGCGGGCAAGCGCCACGGCATGATCAAGCGGACCAAGAAGCAGATTCGTCAGCTTCGCGGCACCCGCGTGCTGTTCAAGACCGACGGCGACAACATCAAGAAGTATTTCTTGCCGAACGCCTGA
- the rplT gene encoding 50S ribosomal protein L20: MSRVKRGVTSHAKHKKVYKAAKGFYGRRKNTIRAAKAAVEKAGQYAFRDRKRKKRTFRALWIQRLNAAVRPFGMTYSVFINGLSKSGITVDRKVLSDLAINEPAAFQAIAEKAKAALAA; this comes from the coding sequence ATGTCTCGCGTCAAACGCGGTGTGACCTCTCACGCCAAGCACAAGAAAGTCTACAAGGCCGCCAAAGGCTTTTACGGCCGCCGCAAGAACACCATCCGCGCCGCCAAGGCCGCCGTCGAGAAGGCCGGGCAATACGCCTTTCGCGACCGCAAGCGCAAGAAGCGCACGTTCCGCGCGCTGTGGATTCAGCGCCTCAACGCCGCGGTGCGTCCGTTCGGCATGACCTACAGCGTGTTTATCAACGGCCTGTCCAAATCGGGCATCACGGTCGACCGCAAGGTGCTCTCGGACCTCGCCATCAACGAGCCGGCGGCGTTCCAGGCGATCGCCGAAAAGGCCAAGGCCGCGCTGGCGGCCTGA